Proteins encoded together in one Pseudoroseomonas cervicalis window:
- the pfkB gene encoding 1-phosphofructokinase gives MPAEPAMPRIATVTLNPALDLTIPLPQLVRGSVNRAGAAELRPAGKGVNVSVMLAVLGEASRATGLLGAADLPVFEAFLAPLGIQGDFQPVPGRCRINVKLVETGEGEVTDINPPGPTVDDAALQAMLRRLQPAPRIAVLSGSLPPGLGPAALASVLARLKADGSLVVLDSSGPAFEAALAEGPALVKPNRDELSALLGRPLPDRAALLQGARELQARGIGHVVVSAGGEGALFVLPEACLWAKPPRVALTTTVGAGDAMVAGLTAALARGLDPEAMARLATGCAAAAVSRPSGGLPALAEIERLAGATHVEFL, from the coding sequence ATGCCGGCTGAGCCCGCCATGCCGCGCATTGCCACCGTCACGCTGAACCCGGCGCTGGATTTGACCATCCCGTTGCCGCAGCTGGTGCGGGGCAGCGTCAACCGCGCCGGCGCGGCCGAGCTGCGGCCGGCGGGGAAGGGGGTCAATGTCTCCGTCATGCTCGCCGTCCTTGGCGAGGCCTCGCGCGCCACGGGGCTGCTGGGGGCGGCGGATCTGCCGGTCTTCGAGGCCTTCCTGGCGCCGCTCGGCATCCAGGGCGACTTCCAGCCGGTGCCCGGCCGCTGCCGCATCAATGTGAAGCTGGTGGAGACCGGGGAGGGCGAGGTCACCGATATCAACCCGCCCGGCCCGACCGTCGACGATGCGGCGCTGCAGGCCATGCTGCGGCGGCTGCAGCCGGCGCCGCGCATCGCCGTGCTGTCCGGCAGCCTGCCGCCCGGCCTCGGCCCGGCGGCGCTGGCCAGCGTGCTGGCCCGGCTGAAGGCGGATGGCAGCCTGGTGGTGCTGGACAGCAGCGGCCCCGCCTTCGAGGCTGCCCTGGCCGAGGGGCCGGCCCTGGTGAAGCCCAATCGCGACGAGCTTTCGGCCCTGCTCGGCCGGCCATTGCCCGACCGTGCCGCGCTGCTGCAGGGCGCGCGGGAGCTGCAGGCCCGCGGCATCGGCCATGTCGTCGTCTCGGCCGGCGGGGAGGGCGCGCTCTTCGTGCTGCCCGAAGCCTGCCTCTGGGCCAAGCCGCCGCGCGTGGCACTGACCACCACGGTGGGCGCTGGCGATGCCATGGTGGCGGGGCTCACCGCCGCGCTGGCCCGTGGCCTGGACCCCGAGGCGATGGCGCGGCTGGCCACCGGCTGCGCCGCCGCCGCCGTCTCCCGCCCCTCCGGCGGGCTGCCGGCCCTGGCCGAGATCGAGCGGCTGGCCGGCGCCACCCATGTCGAATTCCTCTGA